The sequence AACAGCTTGTAAAAGTCCGTGAGAGATTGGCGGACCTGTGCAAATGGAAAACCGCCGTGTCTGAAATGGCAGTTGTTTTAGCGCAGTCGGTTGAGCATTTCATGGAAATCTTCTTCGAGGAGAAAACTTCGGAAGATGGCCTCAGGGATGGCCAGTTAGATAAGATCCTATGGGCAACCAAAACCAGCAATCCCGATCCTAACGGTGGCGATGATGCAGAGGAGACAGTGGTTCACATTGAAAGGAAGAATGGCACATGGGTCGCCGAGCTGGGGAAGATTGAGGCGATAATGTCGCTTTGGATGGCTAGCATTGAGGCACAACCGGTTGTGGAACAGAGTAAGGCAACTGACAACCGTTCAGATACAGGAAAGGGGGATTGGAGACGATCTGGcggcgccaaggtcaagtTTCGGAGGATTGTCGGCGATTGGAGAGGCAAGACCATTGATCATTCATTGAAGCGAGATATCTCGTGGTGGATTAGTAACGACATTGCCTTAGAATGCGAAGATGAGCACGAGGCCTCTCACCAAGGTGTGAACAAGGACTCGAGCCTCTTGATAGGGTTCGATATGCCCTTGCAAGGTCAGGTGCTGTGGTCACGATCAATCAACCCATAGCCACTAATAGGTTGCTCTAGGGAACTCACAACCTCACCACACGAGTGAACGGAGAATGATTCACTCATCGACTGCAGAACTGCCACACATCATGGCGCAACACCTGTTTACAAGTTTCATCTGGGCCGCCACGGAACACATGTCAAAGAACATTTTACACCAGGGAGAACCAAACGTCCCCGAATTCGTCAAGCTCGATCCAGCCACCGAGTTTGACCCGGACAACTTAATTTCCAACTGGTATAAGCCGCGCCTGAGCCATCCTAGACTATCACAGGCGGTAAAGGGGATAGAATCATGGGGGCTTGGGACGGTAAACGACATTCTCTTGTGCATGATCCCAGCCCTCGGCTTTAGGGACTTGCTCCCTAACGAGGTAGTCCTTGGACTCATGCCATCAATCCCCGAGGGGATTCGGCAACACGGATGCCAGGAAATGACACATCTGTACAGAAAACTGCTAGCACGATGCAGTAGCCGAGATGGCGAGTGTTTCGTGACAGCGGTATTGTTGGAAACGATCGAGTTTATACTTATCGCCTCGGAAAGTCTTGCGTTGATCGACACACTTAGAAGCCTTTTAGTTGACATTGCTGAGAAGTTTCCACGCACACTGAAGCATCTAGCATTGGGATTTCATCTGCAGGGTCGCGCACAAAAGCTCCGTCAGGTTTTCAGGCGTTGTGGGTTCCGCCATAGTCTTGCGGAAGCCCTCGTACCATCCAGCAACACCATGGTGAGGCAGCCCTCTTCTGGCTTTCGAGAGGCTTGTGGGTTCCAAGCCTGGCATTTTGAGGCTTTGGACAGAAGTTATACGATCCTGAATGACCCTGGTGGTAAGCTCTACCTGGCTACACATCCCCTCGAGATTGAAAAGTGCCTCCAAGCTAACTATTTTAGTTTCTCACAGGGCATCGCCCGACATATTTGGATGGACTCCGTTACACTATGCTATAACTGCCCCGCCTCAAGAGCATCCTGAAATCGCAAGATATGTCGGTAGGGGAACTCTGACTCCGGGGGTGGAGGCATATTCGTGCCTAGACAAATCTCATCGGAGCCCCTTTCATATTGCGGCTTCTTTCGGTCACCTAGAATTTCTCACCGCATGCTTCGACTGTGTTGAGACAGATGCAGATACCCGAAAGGATGCCCTGAAGGCAGGCGGATTGGACGGCAAGACCCCATTGCATCTCGCAGTTGAGGGACAACACTTGGACTGCGTCGAGCTGTTGCTAAAGCACCTGTCGCCTAGCCAAGCCGACATCTGGGGACGGCATCCTATCCATGTCGCAGCCCTTGGGCGGAGCTATGAGATTGGAAGAAGACTGTTGGCCCATTTTCCTCAAGCTTTTCATGTCGACAACCTCGGCAACACCCCATTGACCTACCTTCTGAGGAATGAGAACGATGAGACAGTGGACCAGGGTCGTACCGACTTTGCCAAAGAACTCATGGCAACATGGACCGcggccaaggccgacgacgacagcgGAAACTATCACCTTCACTATGCGGCTGCATTctcggatgaggatgaaaTTGAGAATCTCGTAAAAGATTTGGGAAACGTCAACATCCCAAACAGACAAGGCCAGACGCCGCTCCATCTGGCCGCCCTCGAGGGTAGGGCAGCAGCTGCAAGGAAGCTGATCAGTCTGGGGGCCCAGGTCGGAAGCATTGATGACAAAGGCTGGAATGCATTGCATTACGCAGCAGGCTGCCGCGACGCTGAACGTGACCTGGTATCCCTGATCTTGAATGCTGGAAGAGACACGATCAAGGCTACCAATAAGAAGTCGCTCAGAACACCCCTACACATTGCAGCTGCAGCGGGCAATGCATCGGCTGCAATGCTTCTGGTCTCTGAAGGCGTTGAGTCCAGCGTCAGCGACAAGGATGGAGATACAGCACTGCAGCTGGCATTGAAGCACAATCGGCAAGAGACGCTTGACAAATTGCTCTCCTGTGGTGAGGTACTTAACGGCTGGCGGGAGCGTGGTCCGGATGGCTTCCAAGATCTTGATTTGGCTATCAGGCATTGCAACACGAAATGTCTCAGTACCGCCCTTCTTCATGCGGCGACGAATATGCCGATGCGGATCTATGGGTTGAAAGCCATGGTTACTGACCGAAAGTGGGAACTTGAGGATGCTGACTTGTTCAACCGTGTCTTCAAGAGCATTCCAGAGATGGAGCTATCAATCCTGGACCTCGATGTTCTCATTCAAATGTCCCTCACGGTGAGCAGTAGCGACGCTATTCATCAAGCGTGGAGCTCCAGACGCAACGATCTGGGAGCATTGAAACGGGACCCGTGGGCACTACACTTCCTTGCCCAGCATGGCGATACAGCCACTCTT comes from Fusarium falciforme chromosome 11, complete sequence and encodes:
- a CDS encoding B30.2/SPRY domain-containing protein; this translates as MFNANIHFPQAVLLLLIRGVAAAEDSSEFTLNLFTDIAPILALFGEQFAQQYLSQSFTWRDHLIFACVPLGIIAALSGAIRTRGPRLARSFIGRARESLATVEIDLMSSVSHEVCEMFNGSGIVRTMGRSTLAQIIILPDVYDAVQRGISNDPSCGIHTLQTALQSREWEIPPMERSNELELVTFRDAVRRGDSDHPSCGIYALQTAHQSREREIPPMERSKYQSKTYRRLQRLINPEDAIENQSNQPGAPLDPKCPPNLQLNVSTGQSSRVRKDAELFTASTTAVALQLSLVAIAAVVTYHGPTSKAVGVENNLYGFPCYVAGSALLCIGMAICSAAIESSTDEYVWTRSTGGNIPEDERDSQSTRDPYIMWIQQPQSVGEQAFESYAILGGSKPYIITSSRSNDLWTAETSQGGSSDVNQGRRRWWEGVTLVGVLLGSAGFIVQFIGLRGLPWPVAVSQLLATVFMALVRALIRRGVGIIPLACPALPGYELDFLAAEIVVYPEFREFKDGEPSNGDLRDRNLSDVCRWKVLTANEKARLTAPSNLDSKGSEDDTDSILNLENDTRPTQGSGAEPRQKSSSQQLVKVRERLADLCKWKTAVSEMAVVLAQSVEHFMEIFFEEKTSEDGLRDGQLDKILWATKTSNPDPNGGDDAEETVVHIERKNGTWVAELGKIEAIMSLWMASIEAQPVVEQSKATDNRSDTGKGDWRRSGGAKVKFRRIVGDWRGKTIDHSLKRDISWWISNDIALECEDEHEASHQGVNKDSSLLIGFDMPLQGNSQPHHTSERRMIHSSTAELPHIMAQHLFTSFIWAATEHMSKNILHQGEPNVPEFVKLDPATEFDPDNLISNWYKPRLSHPRLSQAVKGIESWGLGTVNDILLCMIPALGFRDLLPNEVVLGLMPSIPEGIRQHGCQEMTHLYRKLLARCSSRDGECFVTAVLLETIEFILIASESLALIDTLRSLLVDIAEKFPRTLKHLALGFHLQGRAQKLRQVFRRCGFRHSLAEALVPSSNTMVRQPSSGFREACGFQAWHFEALDRSYTILNDPGVSHRASPDIFGWTPLHYAITAPPQEHPEIARYVGRGTLTPGVEAYSCLDKSHRSPFHIAASFGHLEFLTACFDCVETDADTRKDALKAGGLDGKTPLHLAVEGQHLDCVELLLKHLSPSQADIWGRHPIHVAALGRSYEIGRRLLAHFPQAFHVDNLGNTPLTYLLRNENDETVDQGRTDFAKELMATWTAAKADDDSGNYHLHYAAAFSDEDEIENLVKDLGNVNIPNRQGQTPLHLAALEGRAAAARKLISLGAQVGSIDDKGWNALHYAAGCRDAERDLVSLILNAGRDTIKATNKKSLRTPLHIAAAAGNASAAMLLVSEGVESSVSDKDGDTALQLALKHNRQETLDKLLSCGEVLNGWRERGPDGFQDLDLAIRHCNTKCLSTALLHAATNMPMRIYGLKAMVTDRKWELEDADLFNRVFKSIPEMELSILDLDVLIQMSLTVSSSDAIHQAWSSRRNDLGALKRDPWALHFLAQHGDTATLAQLLEAEADALRLDKDDWIPSDVADSYGQTAAGDLLRDHLAKTDIGRPDKPSYHVPATIRDIYQDPDITIRGARDGLDISVALTNPGLSSAVFRTQECIPPNAKHFYFEAGTWIKNESGKLYVGFCTADLPRDKLPGQHPGSWSYEISTATLTAWALREKDASSQTIESWGQRLNVGCGLNMLTGEGFVTLNGNRLNSETVFHKHKFFVGKVYPCVAFSTHKLRGCLGARVLFSPSPTIRFRYVGPYS